The following proteins are co-located in the Melanotaenia boesemani isolate fMelBoe1 chromosome 5, fMelBoe1.pri, whole genome shotgun sequence genome:
- the rce1a gene encoding CAAX prenyl protease 2 isoform X2 yields MGLRFEGIIPAVLLPLLLTMVLFLGPLTQVAMDCPWTFIDGVRVALDPCFWMLCLSDMRWLRNQVVAPLTEELVFRACMLPMLVPCAGPFTAIFTCPLFFGVAHFHHVIELLRFRQGTLSGIFLSAVFQFSYTAVFGAYTAFIFIRTGHLIGPVLCHSFCNYMGFPAISSALDHPQRLAVLCSYLLGVLLFLIFLFPFTDPFYYGSPTPVCSLTSSPSSLCLS; encoded by the exons ATGGGGCTCCGATTTGAAGGCATCATTCCAGCTGTATTACTTCCTCTGCTGCTAACCATG GTTCTCTTTCTGGGCCCCCTCACACAAGTGGCGATGGACTGTCCCTGGACCTTCATAGATGGGGTTCGGGTGGCCCTCG ATCCGTGCTTCTGGATGTTGTGTCTCAGTGACATGCGCTGGTTGAGGAACCAAGTGGTGGCCCCGTTAACAGAGGAGCTGGTCTTCAGGGCCTGTATGCTGCCCATGTTGGTGCCGTGTGCAGGCCCCTTCACCGCCATCTTCACCTGCCCTCTTTTCTTTGGAGTCG CTCACTTCCACCATGTGATTGAGCTGCTGAGGTTCAGACAGGGAACGCTTTCAGGAATCTTCCTGTCTGCAG TGTTTCAGTTCTCCTACACTGCAGTGTTTGGAGCCTACACCgccttcatcttcatcagaacAG GTCACCTGATTGGTCCGGTTCTCTGTCACTCCTTCTGTAACTACATGGGTTTTCCTGCCATCAGTTCAGCCTTGGACCACCCCCAGCGCCTCGCGGTTCTGTGTTCATACCTGTTGGGGGTCCtactcttcctcatcttcctcttccccTTCACAGACCCCTTCTACTATGGCTCCCCCACCCCTGTCTGCTCCCTCACCTCATCCCCCAGTTCTCTCTGCCTCTCCTGA
- the rce1a gene encoding CAAX prenyl protease 2 isoform X1: MAGEEDLSEDLLTQEGKLGNGDFTPPDGLCWVSVLSCLLLACSYVGSLYVWRSDLPRDHPVVIKRRFTSVLIVSGLSPLFVWTWREFTGVRTSSSLLALMGLRFEGIIPAVLLPLLLTMVLFLGPLTQVAMDCPWTFIDGVRVALDPCFWMLCLSDMRWLRNQVVAPLTEELVFRACMLPMLVPCAGPFTAIFTCPLFFGVAHFHHVIELLRFRQGTLSGIFLSAVFQFSYTAVFGAYTAFIFIRTGHLIGPVLCHSFCNYMGFPAISSALDHPQRLAVLCSYLLGVLLFLIFLFPFTDPFYYGSPTPVCSLTSSPSSLCLS, from the exons ATGGCAGGAGAGGAGGATTTATCAGAGGACCTCCTAACACAGGAGGGGAAACTCGGTAATGGCGACTTCACGCCACCAGATGGGTTATGCTGGGTGTCGGTTCTGTCCTGTTTACTGCTCGCCTGTTCTTATGTGGGCAGTTTATACGTGTGGAGGAGCGACCTGCCCAG GGATCATCCTGTTGTGATAAAGCGGCGTTTCACCAGTGTCCTGATTGTCTCTGGCTTGTCTCCTCTCTTTGTGTGGACTTGGAGGGAGTTCACCGGAGTCAGG ACTAGCTCCTCATTGCTGGCTCTGATGGGGCTCCGATTTGAAGGCATCATTCCAGCTGTATTACTTCCTCTGCTGCTAACCATG GTTCTCTTTCTGGGCCCCCTCACACAAGTGGCGATGGACTGTCCCTGGACCTTCATAGATGGGGTTCGGGTGGCCCTCG ATCCGTGCTTCTGGATGTTGTGTCTCAGTGACATGCGCTGGTTGAGGAACCAAGTGGTGGCCCCGTTAACAGAGGAGCTGGTCTTCAGGGCCTGTATGCTGCCCATGTTGGTGCCGTGTGCAGGCCCCTTCACCGCCATCTTCACCTGCCCTCTTTTCTTTGGAGTCG CTCACTTCCACCATGTGATTGAGCTGCTGAGGTTCAGACAGGGAACGCTTTCAGGAATCTTCCTGTCTGCAG TGTTTCAGTTCTCCTACACTGCAGTGTTTGGAGCCTACACCgccttcatcttcatcagaacAG GTCACCTGATTGGTCCGGTTCTCTGTCACTCCTTCTGTAACTACATGGGTTTTCCTGCCATCAGTTCAGCCTTGGACCACCCCCAGCGCCTCGCGGTTCTGTGTTCATACCTGTTGGGGGTCCtactcttcctcatcttcctcttccccTTCACAGACCCCTTCTACTATGGCTCCCCCACCCCTGTCTGCTCCCTCACCTCATCCCCCAGTTCTCTCTGCCTCTCCTGA